A window of the Mesoplasma florum L1 genome harbors these coding sequences:
- the tmk gene encoding dTMP kinase: protein MFITIEGMDGSGKTTALQRVKQYLEDLNYKVVMTREPGGLPLSEKIRELILNKDGVGMEPWTEALLFIAARKEHLEKVIKPYLKKGYIVISDRFMDSTTAYQGGARGLGVDYLNELQKNILEGFLPDLTLYFELSFEDAEKRLSARPEEKNRLDEEGRKFKEAVKLAFEELVVKEPNRITVIDASKSPEEVFEETKKVILEKIELWKKEKR, encoded by the coding sequence ATGTTCATAACAATTGAAGGAATGGATGGTAGTGGAAAAACAACTGCACTACAAAGAGTAAAACAATATTTAGAAGATTTGAATTATAAAGTAGTTATGACTAGAGAACCTGGTGGACTACCGCTATCTGAAAAAATTAGAGAACTAATTTTAAATAAAGATGGTGTAGGAATGGAACCTTGAACAGAGGCGTTGCTTTTTATTGCTGCAAGAAAAGAACATCTTGAAAAAGTTATCAAACCTTATCTTAAAAAAGGATATATAGTTATATCTGACAGATTTATGGATTCAACAACCGCATATCAAGGTGGAGCTAGAGGGCTTGGGGTTGATTACTTAAATGAGTTACAAAAAAATATTCTTGAAGGTTTTCTTCCTGATCTAACTTTATATTTTGAATTAAGTTTTGAGGATGCTGAAAAAAGACTTTCTGCAAGACCTGAAGAAAAGAATAGATTAGATGAAGAAGGAAGAAAGTTTAAAGAAGCAGTAAAATTAGCTTTCGAAGAATTAGTGGTTAAAGAACCAAATAGAATAACTGTCATTGATGCTTCAAAATCACCTGAAGAAGTTTTTGAAGAAACTAAAAAAGTTATCTTAGAAAAGATTGAATTATGAAAAAAAGAGAAGCGTTAG
- the recR gene encoding recombination mediator RecR, which yields MNNELFEEIINNINKNNGLTKKTSERLVNNLIIDKFALDNFSKQLNFIKDNFSICPICNYYQIKNECLICSDETRNQNVICVVASQLDVNNIEKINKYKGLYHVLGSEINLNKKRSPSEINFESLLSRIEKNTELILALNATFEGELTTNYIYQLTKNMNINITRIAKGIPMGGSLDYMDETTLESAFKNRKKYEV from the coding sequence ATGAATAATGAATTGTTTGAAGAAATTATAAATAATATAAATAAAAACAATGGACTTACTAAAAAGACAAGTGAGAGATTGGTAAATAATTTGATTATAGATAAATTTGCTTTAGACAATTTTTCTAAACAATTAAATTTTATAAAAGACAATTTTTCTATTTGCCCTATTTGCAATTACTATCAAATTAAAAACGAATGTTTGATTTGCTCAGATGAAACTAGAAACCAAAATGTTATTTGTGTTGTTGCAAGTCAACTTGATGTTAATAATATTGAAAAAATTAATAAATATAAAGGTCTTTATCATGTACTTGGATCAGAAATAAATCTAAACAAAAAAAGATCACCTTCAGAAATAAATTTTGAAAGCTTATTATCTAGAATTGAAAAAAACACTGAATTGATATTAGCATTAAACGCAACTTTTGAAGGAGAGCTAACAACAAATTATATTTATCAATTAACTAAAAACATGAATATAAACATTACGAGAATAGCAAAAGGTATACCAATGGGTGGTAGCCTTGATTATATGGATGAAACAACACTTGAAAGCGCATTTAAAAATAGAAAGAAATACGAGGTTTAA